From the genome of Vitis riparia cultivar Riparia Gloire de Montpellier isolate 1030 chromosome 2, EGFV_Vit.rip_1.0, whole genome shotgun sequence:
AGTTTGAGGATTACTTCCCTTCCATGATGGAGGGTTTGGGAGCTGAGGGCTTCATCTTGGAGCTCTGCAACGGGTTTCACTTGCTGATGGATGTGGAAAAAGGGCTGATCACTTTGGAGAGCTTGAGGAGGAGCACCATAGAGTTAGGGTTGCAGGAGATGGGAGATGATGAGCTTGTGTGGATGCTGAGTGAGGGAGATTTGGATGGAGATGGGGCTCTCAATCAGACCGAGTTTTGCATTCTCATGCTGAGATTGAGTCCGGGGTTGATGGAGGGACCCAAGCAGTGGGTGGAGGAGATGTGTACATGAGTGAGATCATAAAACCCTAGCTAGGGTTTTAGCTTAGCTATATATGTGGTCATGGtttctttctttcatatatTTGGATGTCATCCTCTTTGCTGTATGGTGTTGTTACTGGATAAGACAATATATCACGGTAGAGCTAattggatttttcttttctagcaATTATTGATCTGTGGCATTGAATTCATAATGCATTTCAATGGTAGATTAGGCGCAGAAAGGCAAATTAACCTATTCCCATCTAAGAATGATTCTGATTTTCCAGGACTTGATGGTTTCCAAGGGAAAACTTGTACACTAATGTAGTTCCAGAGAAGCCTCTTGATCATGGAATTTTCAGCTTTTGCAGAACCCTACTCTCCCTCCTTTTAGTACTGCATTTTGTTTCCAAGGAAAGCAAAACATAAATGATGTCATTTTCTCGGGAAAAACTCATGGTACCTGTTTGGCTCATTAGGAGTTAAAATGGACGTACGtgttaaaaacaacttatccataattttttttttttttaatattgttattCATATAGAAAGACATGAGACGAGCTATAAAATAATGCATAACCCTAACCATAGATGACAATTAATAAGACAAGAAATTATAGTatgaattttaataatgtaacTAATTAAGATAGAGATAAACTAGGTACCAAtattaaattaatcataatgTCACACATGTATAAGAGTTTAAGAATGTTACTAATTAACATAGAGACAAACGAGGCTCGGTCGGTATTAAATTAAGCATAATGTTACACATGGATGACAATTTAATTCCTAATCTAATCATATGAGATGACAAGCCCTAGCAGTAGTTAACTGAGATTTTCTTAAACATgacaataattaattaattaattaattaattatatatagtATTGTTAAATTAAGATTGATATCGATCTTATTTCTTCTTATTCGGTGTCTATTATATGGTAAAatgtcatttatttatttaattttgtgatatttttcattttgttttttcccccTTAATCTTTTTCATCATATATTCCTTTTgggttgaaaaaaatatttggttcgGAATAgttctttttttcaataaaaataaaataacaaaaaagtgTTAGTCACATGACAATGGATTATGATATTGGTAAACAACTGATAATAAGAAGGAGAATGTCGGATAATACAAAATAGTTCACAATTACAAAcatgaggagaaaaagaagGAGGACtgataataagaaataattaaggACGATGATGGTGGGAAGAATTGATAATAAGAAATAGTTCACaactaaaaacataataaaaagaagaagataatgatAATGGAAAATAGTAGAAaacataatgaataaataaaattgaagaaaaagaagaagaagaaggcagTGTGACGGAGTTAGGATTTCAGTTCAAGGGGCAACTTTTAAGACAAATGTAAATTTTTTCAATCATAAGAGATGTAAACTTTAGCCCAATGGTCTAACCTTTACAATTTTCAGGGAGTAGAAGTTGGTTTAGGCTTCACACCTTATTCCTCCCTTACTTCCCCTCGGGCGGGCCTTGGTTGGCTTTGCCcttatccatcattttttaatttcatcgACACTTTTTTAGAATCTAACATAATAAGAGATTAATTTATAGATCAACCTTGACAATCAATAAGCATCAATGTATTTCTTCATTCACCTTTATAAAGCATCAagatttctttataaaaaaaaattgtctaagTATTTTGTCATTAACTTAATAAagcattaatataaaatagatttttaaaaataaaataaaataaaatttatcaatggCATTAATTAACCTTCTACATCCTTTTGATCaatgatataaattaaaacatcttaaaacataattttcccataaaaaatggttgaatttgttttttcacaaaaaaatctATTGGAAAAATTAGACTAATTCAACATATGGTAATCACTCTaaaggggggtgaatagggtgatggtctctttttgcgaatttaaactatgtgaatgtaaaagacaattatatgcaaatatataataaataatataaagacaattgcatataaattaaaaaagtagagaagagagaatgcaaatacaagattttatagtggttcgacacaacccgacctacatccactctcctctagcttcaatcccaagattgaggttccactaattcaaggctcccaaatcaagccttcaagcaatacaattggattatggttctaatttaccctcttggacttttggtcTCAAGTatcctttacacttctcaagagatatcccactcttgaacaacccctcaagtgataccacgcacttgagaaacttcctctcaaagatttataaataaataatctcacaaaatcctaatacaaaaactttaagctcaaattatacaagaaaactaagattgaatggtgcactaaagatatgcaagttttagaataatgcactaaaaaaaaaatactcttccaaggctcaaatatattcaagaaaggtttgaaaagattaaattcatgaaataataaagattgaagcctttttatagaaaaaaaaaaaagtcaaactaacCGTTAAGGGTTCGACCAGTtaactagccgttagcatttaatgtttggcaagtgaccgttggacctcaactggttgaggtttAATCTTGACTGGTTGAACAATCGTtctgaaagaaagaaaaagttttttgcACCCTGGATCGATTTAGCTGGGGGTCGACCCGAACCTCGACCGATTGAGCTGGcggtcaaccggttgaaccatTTTTgactcaacaaccaactttttcaacttaaaaccttttaaataagtttaaaaaacatttgacacaatgTTTTAGTTGaagacatgaaatcatccaatttttaaaatatttaaaacaaaataactctgtgatgattttggtgcataagtaaaaaataacatgaaaatcCTAATGCactaacaaccttacaaagagatcttatgaagcttaggtcttaaaaaacacttctctttgaggtggtcttcttcttcatgatttctcattggtttgatttgtctttgtgattaccactttggaaatcgtttTGTCTAATcatacttgaaatataattattagttctaaatcttgttttgttatcatcaaaatcgatattaaccaaaccttggtttcacaaaccTATCCATGGACATGTGTGTGCACATCGCTTTGGTTAACTGTTAATCTTTCTTAAAAGCAgctttcttgtttttaaaattaaaaaaaatacaaaatatatttgccaaaaaaaatgttttctattcttaaaaatatcaaataagatgttttctaataatatattttacttattttcactcatgttttgaaaatcattaaaaaaatgaaataagataaatataaaaaataattgaaaataaaacaccacatataaattttatttttaaaaacataaaaaaaaaacataaattgaaaactttccaaattcttttataaaaaaaaaaaacacaaagccatttttaaaaattattctcaaaaactatttttcaaaaataatttaaaaaatgcttcTAGACATATTGATAGTAAAGCCACATGTTCAATGAAGTGTTTAATGTGACCCACAACTACAAATGTGAGTGTACTAAgagttgaaattttttaaagtttgtaaggaaaatgaaagaaaattttaaacaacAAGTTGTACGTAGTAGTCATTTTAAATTCCCGATATTCTTGAACTCCCAGAAAAAGTAATAACAAAAGATTTTCCAAAAAGTTAAGGAGAAAGACGAAACTCTCTTTTattaaaagagggaaaaaaaaggctTCTTCCGAGTTCCAACCATGTTGGAATATGGGATAGGGTAGGccaaataataaatgaaaaaaaaaaattgatcattaaattaataaataaataaaaatccaataATGACAAACACTGTCCAATTGATATTTTCCAGACTCTGCTGGTGGgggtgggattttttttttcaaaaaatgttatttaaataaaatattattaaaatacaattactcaaaaaataaatataaaaatacaatttttttatcatttttttatttttatattaaattcatctttttaaaagacaaatttactttttatattaaatttgttttttcaaaatacaagtTTACTTTTacattgaaatttaattgaattgttttttttttaaattaaaattatttatattcaatctaattaaagatttaaaattttaaacacatttaagataaaattaaatgtaaattttcaaatttaaaagataaaattttttaaaaaaaatcaacttttacACGTACGCCATAATGTGGACATCTCTtcctttatttcatattaatttttctactTAAATTCTtgttttatgaatatttttaagttaattcagtcaagtatattaatttttttttttagtatatacGTATATATCATAGCATAATTCCAGTACGCCACAGGGTACTTTCGCACCCACCTGTCACCTTCCTGCAGTGCCCCAAGCTGTCTCTAGAATGATTCGCTTTTCCAACATTTGGCCCCTCTGCCACCGCCTCACATGCTATCTGCCACCTCATACTGGCGTGGAGCTGCCCTTCTAACCGGAAGAAGCGCTCATCACAAGTGGGGGACAAGACAACCCTTGTCCTCTTCTAAGTTTCTAACCTATCAACTACTAAAGGGGTTAATTTAACGTTACTTAAAATCCTcataaatatattcatatataaaattagttttttagacaattattaaacattcttacctaaaatatcaaaaaaaaaaaaattataaataaaaaaattatgaaaatgctaataaatgaaatttaaaaccataaaatattaagaatatttacaTTAAACTTTACGGTATAGTGAAATTAACTGCATCAccaaaaaggaataaaaaaaaaataaggaaagttgGTCCTTCGTTTGCCTTTCCCCTATTTCTTGAAATAAGCTTGGCTTGATCATCTTAAGAGAAAGTTGGAATatctaaaaaaaactttattccAAACTTTAAATCATAAGGTGGATGTATCTATCATCCTAAAGATTCGAGATCTAATAGCAACACAAGTAAAAATGCATTAGAACATTACATCATTGATCATTAGATATAGGGTTTTGGAAACTTTACCTTTGATATAGATGCATGGATGACGATAAcatgggtgtttttttttatttttatgtagggtttgagaaattttttaaaacccgaGACGGGTTCAGAGCGAATTGGAATATAACTTTGTTTTACCCACCTCATCCCaactatatataatattaaataaaagaattagttcatttgatttttttttcaacttttttttaacatatataaatattacttttcatcaaaataaattataaatatttatcatgtttatttatttataatttttattttatttttaatagaatttaatattttaaattctataaaCTACAAGTCATCAAGGTTAGCCAAGAATCAAATGCCAATGTTGTCCAAGATTAAATGCATTAACCCGAATCCTTATCCCATTACTTCTTCTTGGAATCCTTAAGCATGTTGGTATAGTCTGACACCCTTTTCCTTTTAATGTTGGTGTCTGCTAGAGGATCATGTCTTGCTTGGCTCCATTTGATACAATGAAGGTTGAGAAACTCCATCCGAACATATGGCTTTCCAAGACCAACAAAAGCATGGGATTTAGATCCTTCATACCCCATCCTGAGGTGACCACATGTTTGAGCCTTGCTGAGTCGAATACCGTTGTTGGTCTTACTTTCATGGCAATGCAACAAACCTTTCTTCGAACACTTGACTACATGCAGTACGGATCACTACTacaatttgggaaaaaaaaaaaagataaccTAAACTGATGGGGTGTAACAATGTCAAGTCCGGGGATAAACTATCTAAATGATAGTAATGTTGAATGTTATAAAAGATAGATTATTTTCACTAGACATCAATTAGTTAAGAATTAATATCGAGTCGATAAGTATGTTCCTTAATCTACGGAAAGAGAATCTAACGGGAATACCTAATGACCAGAATCCGAGAAATAAATATAAGCATGACCAtgccataaaataaaaatcatattcaaAGTAGATTGTGACAATATTTACAATCTTAGTAATCCATTAACACCATCGGTATAAGTAATATTCCAAGAGTATTGTTTTTTAGTCCTTTTTAATACTTCAGGTGTAAGTCGTGATTTTTGACTATTTTATCTTTCCAATTCCCatttttctaatacttataTTAACCGTCTATCATTACATTAATCATTTGAggcattttgttttatttgtacaAGACGTTCAATCACGTGTGCTTAAttgaacaattattttaaacCTCATAATGAGTTACTTCCTGTCACACACAATACTCAATCAACTGTTGCCAATGTGATCATTCTAGGATTCTTATGTGATAATCAACTAACTAATTTAATTCATAataaacttaattaattaattctacaCACACAGTAATCAATCAACTGTTGCCAATGTGATCATTCTAGGATTCTTATGTGATAATCAACTAACTAATTTAATTCATAATAAACTTAATTAATTCTACAAAATTTTaagatgatgtttttttttactttttgtcgaaaataatttatttttagagtttaagatgtttatttttctactttttttatgacttattataaattttttactgaatagaaaaaaaatcaaaatattttactttttaatgcttaaaattaagtaaaaataaataaataaacacgaTTAATACTTAATAGCTATATTTTCATGTATAGTCAAGATGGTTGTGTTGAATTAAAGGCACATTTAATGGAAACATATATTCCTACCTACAAATAAATATTGGGGATGAACCCACATGCGTCATTAGAGAAAAGTATTGCATTGATTAATACAAAACAATTGTTTAGAAATCcaagatattttcaaaaaagaaattgaaccaAACAAGCTCTGTTTGTCCTACATGTTTGTTTTTTCCAAGCATCCCACTTGCTTATTACCCATGCCTTTCTTCTCCTGGATGACCCTTCAGCGTTCATGCATTATCATTTTAATTCCCTTTATGTTTCCAATAAAACACAAacgaatatttttttaatattattgattcCATGCAGCTTCCTAGAAGGAAGCTCACACTGAAAGGTGCAAGAAACTCACCGCAATCATAGATAATCTTGTTCAGCTATCTCTGCAAATTTGTGCCCTTTACTGCTCACCCTTTGCCCTTTCCATCTTATATAATCCTTGAATTCTCTCGCTGTTCATCATCTCCCACCTCAAAAACACCCTCaagatatcaaaataatttttgttttcaagatcAAACCCTGCTAGAAATGGAAGTTGAGGGTGAAGTACTGCAGTTTGAGGACTACTTCCCTTCCATGATGGAAGGTTTGGGGGCTGAGGGCTTCATGGAAGAGCTCTGCCAAGGGTTTCACTTGCTGATGGATGTGGAAAAAGGGCTAATCACTTTCGAGAGCTTGAGGAGGAGCACCTGGCAGTTAGGGTTGCAGGAGATGGGAGACGATGAGCTTGTGTGGATGCTGAGTGAGGGAGACTTGGATGGAGATGGGGCTCTCAATCAGACTGAGTTTTGCATTCTCATGTTGAGATTGAGTCCGGGTTTGATGGAGGGACCCAAGCAGTACTGGATGGAGGAGATGTATACATGAATGAGATGGAAGCTCTAGGGTTTTAGCTAGATATGTATGGTACGCTATTCATGGCTTCTTTCATGTCACTAAATCTCACCCTCTAATTTGTTACATGGTGTTGTTACTGGATTAGAGAATAAAAAGTAGAGTTCCTTGGGATTTTCTTTTCTAGCAATCATTTTCTGTAGGATTTAAAAGGATTTTATCATACTGAAACATCTATTTTCATTGACCCAGAATATTATATACTGTTTGATGTATGCAACAGAATGCATTTCAATGGTAGACCAGCAATAAAGGCAAATCCATTCCCATCCCATAATGTGTCTGATTTTCAGGAATTGGTGGTTTTCCTAACCTTCTGGAGCTAGGGAAACTAGTCTCATCAACATTAGGGAAACTGGTACATTTCAGGAATTTCCAGTTTCCAAGAACTCTCCCTTCTTTGAATATTCGTTTTGAATGATTTGATCATTTTCGGTTTAATTTGCTCCATTTTATtttgaaggagagaaaaacaaaatggatgaaattatTTTCTGATCATGAAAAGCTTTATTCATGATGCATGTTTGGCTCCTCACGACAACATCATAATGCATGATGCCCACCATAGCTGAAAAATAAGCCCACAAATTGTGGTAGAAAagtagagagagagatgaaTTCACTACTGTTAttaattaacatatatatatatatatatacatagagaCAGAGAAGGTatctgattattaaataaagcATATAAATGTTACACATGGATGATAATTTAACTCCTAAACCAATCACGTGAAGGACAAGCCCTATCAGCTACCTGAGGAATTATGgctgaaaatagaaaaaaaaaaaaggaaaaagaattagGGTTCAAAAGTAGAAAGACAGAATAATTTAGTCTGTAGTTAACTGAGATCTGCTAATGAATAGGTCTCGACAGCCAACCATTTGTGTTCCTATGTATGATATAGTACAAGATTAAGCGCCTGCTCTTTCCCATTGTACAGCTTCCTGTTGTTCTATAATTTAGAGTAAATTAATTAAGGAAGGAAATTCTGAAATGAAATAtctatttgttttttggaaGTCTGAAAGAGACAATTTGAATCACACTTCTGTCACAGCAGCTGATCGGGGTTGCGACCCAGATGAGCAGAAATCGACTCTTGGTTATGCTTTCATGCTTAGCGATGGCACCAAATCTTAGAGTAGCAAAAAGCATTTATCTTGTATTGCCTTATCTACCGTGGATTCGGAGTGTACTGTTTGTTCATTCATTGCCCAAGAAGGTGTTTGGTTGAGGAGGTTCCTTTGAGAACTTAGCTTTGTAGTACATGCTTCGGAGCCCATTATTATATCTTGCGATAGCATGGCCGCTCTTGCATATGTGAAGGACCCCAAGCACCATGGAAAAACTAAACCTACACATTGACCTCAGGTAATACCATTACATTCGAGACATGGTTACGCAAAATGAAGTGGTCTTGAAGAACATTTCTACAAGTCCCATGATTGTAGATCCTCTTAAGTCGATAGCCCAGGATTTTTTATCAGGCACGTTTAGGAGTTTAGGATTGCATAGATTGTGGTTCATTGTGATCTATGTATGATTATGTCACGACATATTTTAGCACACACATAGTAAGATGTATCGACTGGTATGGATCGGCTTTCTCACACGCCTCCTCTGGGGGTTGCAAGTGAGCAAAGTTAATACATATTGAGCTTGCGGCACTAGACTAGCGAGCTAAGCCAAATTTATTTAAGTGCTGTCATGGAAAGAGCCAAGATCAGGTAGTATGGATAATGTTAAGAACCCCACTATCCATACATTTAACTTATAGAATAGCAGGATGCGAAACTTAGATAGAACATTTAGAATAATTAGCGAGCATATGGAGGACAAGGGCAGGCCCCTAGTGGCAACAGGAGTAGGATCCTTAGGGTGTTTTGAGGGGAGATGTAAGCTCTTTAAAAGACAGTGTTGGTACGTACTAACCTTATCAATATGTGAATTTTCTCTGCTGTAAAATCAGTAGACAGAACTTTCCCAATCCAAATGAGTATGTTTTCTATCTCATTGTGATGTTTATTTTGAAGGGAGGAAAAGGGAATGGATCGGATGAAATTATTTCCTGATCATGAAAAGTTGCATGATGCATGTTTGGGTCCTCATCATCAGAAGATCATAATGCTGTCTTTGTACggaaaaataataatgcaagATGCCGCCATAGCTGACAAATAAGACCACAAATTGTGGTAGaaaagtagagagagagagagagagagagagagaaggtatTTTTTATAGGAGCTTAATACTGTCGTTTATTAACATTTATAtatagggagagagagagagagatatctaaatattaaattaagcaTAAATGTTACACATGGATGATAATTTAACTCCTAAATTACTAATCACGTGAATGACAAGCCCTAGCAGCTACCTGAGGAATTATGgctcaaaatagaaaaaaaggagaaagaattATGGTTCAACAAAAGTAGAAAGACACAGAACAATAGTCAGTCTGTAGTTATCCAACTTATCCGAGATATGCTAAAGGAAAGGGGAAAGAATCATAAAATACACAGCCCATGAATGGCTCTTGACAACCAACCttttatctctctctttctctctctctctctctcctgtTGTTTCATCATTAACAGGAAATTAAGGAAATTTAATGAAACTCTGAAGTGAAAtatctatttgttttttaaagtatGAAAGAAATAATTTGAACCCTGGAAGAAACTCATTGACACTTGTGTCAGAACAGTTGATACCTGAAGCTTTAGCATGTGTCACAAAACTCAGGAGAAAAATGGCCGGAGTTCCCTATGCTAGTGTTGTGagtagcttgatgtatgctatgatGTGTACTCGACTCCATACCCATTTTGCAATTGGGTTAGTAAGCTAGTTTCAATTAGAACTTGATCTTGAATATATCAACACCTCAGAGGGAAAATTGACtctatgttttattattagGTACCTTGATTTATCTTGGCTGGCTACAAGGATGTTGACTGGGGTTGCGTCGACCTAGATGAGCATAAATTGATTCCCGGTTATGCTTTCTTGCTTATTGATGTCGTCATATCTTAGAGTAGCAGAAAGGATTAATCCTAAATAGCATTATCGACCATGGAGGGTACATTATTTGTTCAATCATTGTCCAAGAAGGTGTTTGGTTAGGGAGGTTCCTTCAAGAACTTAGCTTTGTCGCACATGCTTCGAAGCTTCTTGTTATATATTGTAA
Proteins encoded in this window:
- the LOC117906840 gene encoding calcium-binding protein PBP1-like, with the translated sequence MEVEGEVLQFEDYFPSMMEGLGAEGFMEELCQGFHLLMDVEKGLITFESLRRSTWQLGLQEMGDDELVWMLSEGDLDGDGALNQTEFCILMLRLSPGLMEGPKQYWMEEMYT
- the LOC117906213 gene encoding calcium-binding protein PBP1-like, translating into MEVDEGGVQFEDYFPSMMEGLGAEGFILELCNGFHLLMDVEKGLITLESLRRSTIELGLQEMGDDELVWMLSEGDLDGDGALNQTEFCILMLRLSPGLMEGPKQWVEEMCT